Genomic window (Arachis hypogaea cultivar Tifrunner chromosome 13, arahy.Tifrunner.gnm2.J5K5, whole genome shotgun sequence):
TTTTTACTAGTATAATTTTTGACCTGGGTTTATgtcatataaaattatataaattaggtGGATTCAGTTTAACTCGATTGGTTTTGATTAATTTAAGATCGAAAACCTATAAAATAAGTCGAGTAAAATATTAGAATCAAATTCATtccaaattaaactcaatttggCCAGCTCATGTACTCAGAGTAAGGGTTCATTTGGAAAATTTCAAAAGTTACTTTTTTGAACATTTTACTTatgaaaaatagtaatattaatatttagtgaaatttttaaaatcaaattgtagtTTTTTAAGGAGTTATTTAAGTGTTTatggagaagttaaaaaaaataacttctctcataatataaaatttttttatcacatttcttttaaaataaacacctttaaaattaaaaaatcaaatacaaaataacttatttataaactacttttaatataaatatttattatttaagttattttttaaaaaagaacttAAATAAACTGTTTACTCAAATTGACCTAAGTGTCTAACTGACTAAATTTGTTAAGAAAATGTGCTATTCATACTCAATTTTCTTTTGTACAATAAAttgattagttttaatttttattttttataaaggcGTTGTTTATACTTATCTATGTACATTGAATTGACACGGTTCCTATTCATATTCTCAGACATGGCAGTGGTATACAATTTCAAAGACTTTGGCTGAGGAAGCTGCGTGGAAGTTTGCGGAGAAGAACGGCATTGACATGGTTGTTATCAACCCAGTGCTGGTGGCAGGACCTCTCTTGCAACCAGAAGTTAATGCAAGTGTTGAGCCAATCCTCAATCTAATCAATGGTACATTTCATTCAAAATTTAAACACTAGAGTTTTTGGTTTGATACATTCCTTGTTACCAGGGAAAAACATGGAAGCATTCTTTAACTTGGTTGATTTCAGGGAAAAAATTTCCAAATAGTTCTTTTGGATGGGTCAATGTAAAAGATGTTGCAGAGGCACACATTAAGGCATATGAGATTGCTTCAGCTAGTGGAAGATATTGTTTGTCTGAAAGAGTGGTTCACTACTCTGAACTTGCTAGGATTTTAAAATCTCTCTACCCAACGTTACAAATTACTACTGAGTAAGTTTAATAATCTCTTTATTACAATCAATTTTTTCCAATTGTTTATTGAAATCTCTTTATTACAATCAATTTTTTCCAAAGGGTGAAGTACTATTTTCTAATATTTGGgtcaaattttaatttggtttctAACATTTCAAACGTCTTATGTTCATCTCAAAAAACTTTAAACAGGTTTAATATTGTTTTAccgttaaatttaaataaataattaccgggtcatataataaaaaaatataaccaaaACCTTCTTATAACATTTTCTTTTCAATCTCCTTCTTGTAAAAAACCCTCAAATACTATCAATCAATCATTAATATTTCATAATCAAAAGAAACTCTTGCATTAGTAATTAGTAATGACTTGATTTTATCTATGTACTAAAATCAAACCTTATTAACTTTTAAATATGTTAATTGTTCGTgtcaaatttaaaaacaaaacaacATTAATTCCATTTGAAACTTTTTATGACCGAAATAAGACGGTTAAACTTTTTACAACTAAAATAGGATGTTTGAAACCTTAAATACTGAATTAAAATTTAACCCAAATATTAAGAACTAAAATAGTACTTTATCCTTCTTTTAATTACATTtcactttgatttttttttttaatcaataggTGCGAGGATGATGGGCCCTATGTGCCAACATATCAGATTTctaaagagaaggcaaagagtTTGGGAATTGAATTCCAACCCTTGGAAGTAAGCCTCAAAGAAACTGTTGAAAGCTTTAGAGAGAAGAACATTGTCAATTTCTAATCCATGATTTTGTAATAAGGTCAACCATGTCCGGTTGGTGACCATATACCATTAGAAACTCCATGAATGGAAGGAATAAGTAGGTTATGAGTATTAAACCAGATCAAGTGAATCTTTGGAAATGGACCAAGTTATATTAATATAAACTTGCATTATCAATAACAATCCGTTAAAAGCTAGGGTAAGGCACCATAGctcaaatttggtgaaactatttttcaaaaacttgTTCACATAAAACTTTCACTATAGTTTCCTTCTGTAATTATGAAAGATACAAAAATCTTAGGGTAACTCCATGGCCCCATGCATTACAAAATTTGCATCTAGGACCATAATCAGCAAATAAGAAGATTACATTCACATGAACCCCAGAAAGCTACTCAAAATTGCTTTGTTTTTATCTCAATCTGTAATAGCAAAACAAAGCTTAGCCTCATCCCAAGGTccattgatctcaaacttgtacTCCTGGATCCGTATAAGCCAATAAGGGCAGACCACATTGACAAAAACCAGCAAACTAAGCAGCAACACAAAAAGTAAGCGATGCAGCATGTACACGAAACTTAATGTCACAACCATCAAACTGATAGAAAAACACAGGTGTAAACGGAACGAATATTTCTTAATGCAGTAAGTAACCAGGGGACCAAATAGGAAAACTTGCAAGGAGAATAGCATGATGGCAAAAACATGTAGTCTCGACGGAAGGCGAGAAGCAATGAATACAGAGGCGACTACAGAAGCATTTACAGAGATGCAACTGGTCAATGCAGGATTTTTTAGAGCCCCCGGTGCATTGACAGTTGATTCCGAATAGTCATGCAGGAAAAGGTGAATCACGAGAAGCGATACGGTTAACGCCCAAATGGAATCAGAACTGATGGATCTTGTAAGGGTTTGGTAGATGGGAGCCAAAACATATAATCCCATTATGAAAAACGAGATATTGAGGAAATAATGATGAACAAGGATGCTAAGGGAAATCTTTTCCTGAGTGAAAAGGAGAATTAAGAAACCCGAAACAAGAAGACTAACATCTATGCAcagaagacaattctcatcaatGGTTGATTCTAGTGTGTAGGTCCATACTAAGACAACAAGAGCTACAATGCATAAGTATTCAGAAATGGAAACAGAGTCTAACATCACCTTTAGCATGTCCCTTCTTACAACATTGGCATTCATGACCATTCCTTCAAGGAAAGATTCATCGGTATGATTGTCATCAAAACCAGGTTGCATACCGCCATATGCTACTTTCCTCCATCTAGGACGAACCTGCGGAGAATCACTAGCCAAGTGATGATCCATCACAAGAAGCTACCCAATTTTCTTCAAATGTTACCTCAAATCTCAAATCTATCATATGAAAACACTTCTCCAACTTCTATTATGTGCTTAAATCTTGCTCCCCAGACATGATGCCACTTTGGGGCTTATACAATCAGTAAGGTAAGAAATCATAGTTTATTCACACTCTCTCGTGTTTTCAAGCTTGCAGATTTACATGTCAAAACCCtgaagataaaaagttgaagaattcACATAAATGCAAAGAAACCGAATTCACATTTGCAACTAAAGGCATATATGATTGATAACAGAAACATAAATACAAAgacaaagaattaagaatatgattATGCTACACAACACAAAACAGATATTGAGacacaaaatcaatt
Coding sequences:
- the LOC112737203 gene encoding cinnamoyl-CoA reductase CAD2, with translation MSVTTGNVVCVTGASGYIASWIVNFLLQRGYTVRATVRDPSDPKKVEHLLKLNGAKERLHLFKADLLEEGSFDSAIEGCDGVFHTASPVLLHVVKDPEAELIDPAVKGTVNVLGACAKSPSVKRVVLTSSICAVAFSSRPKTPQVVVDETWFSDPQFSYQLKTWQWYTISKTLAEEAAWKFAEKNGIDMVVINPVLVAGPLLQPEVNASVEPILNLINGKKFPNSSFGWVNVKDVAEAHIKAYEIASASGRYCLSERVVHYSELARILKSLYPTLQITTECEDDGPYVPTYQISKEKAKSLGIEFQPLEVSLKETVESFREKNIVNF
- the LOC112737204 gene encoding phosphatidylinositol N-acetylglucosaminyltransferase subunit C; this encodes MIDLRFEVRPRWRKVAYGGMQPGFDDNHTDESFLEGMVMNANVVRRDMLKVMLDSVSISEYLCIVALVVLVWTYTLESTIDENCLLCIDVSLLVSGFLILLFTQEKISLSILVHHYFLNISFFIMGLYVLAPIYQTLTRSISSDSIWALTVSLLVIHLFLHDYSESTVNAPGALKNPALTSCISVNASVVASVFIASRLPSRLHVFAIMLFSLQVFLFGPLVTYCIKKYSFRLHLCFSISLMVVTLSFVYMLHRLLFVLLLSLLVFVNVVCPYWLIRIQEYKFEINGPWDEAKLCFAITD